The Porites lutea chromosome 4, jaPorLute2.1, whole genome shotgun sequence genome contains a region encoding:
- the LOC140935542 gene encoding isobutyryl-CoA dehydrogenase, mitochondrial-like: MAGKLARVCGSSLLRGIRRLRGLNAQQWKSVTRENTWRHMSSVLDPSMGLTDHQREFQKVAADFAKNELAPEMMKWDQEETFPVEVLKKLAALGFGAMYAKEDYGGSGLSRLEASVIFEALSSGCVSTTAYLSIHNMAAWMIDEFGSEELRQNFIPALASMEKFASYCLTEPGSGSDASSLSTTARKDGDCYILNGSKAFISGGGETDVYVVMVRTGEQGPKGISTLVVEKGTPGLSFGKKEKKVGWNSQPTRAVIFEDCKVPVSNRVGAEGQGFNIAMYGLNGGRINIASCSLGAAQASIEQAIEHAKVRKQFNRPLADNQHIQFKLAEMATALITSRLIVRQAAHALDSKSPDASTLCSMAKLSATDQCFEICNDALQIFGGYGYLKDYAVQQYMRDCRVHQILEGTNEIMRLIISRSLLQNS, from the exons ATGGCGGGCAAGTTAGCGAGGGTTTGTGGCTCGTCACTTTTACGAGGAATTCGACGCCTTCGTGGACTTAATGCTCAGCAATGGAAATCAGTAACAAGAGAAAACACATGGAGACACATGTCATCTGTCTTAGACC CATCCATGGGGCTCACAGATCATCAAAGAGAGTTCCAAAAAGTAGCTGCTGATTTTGCAAAAAACGAGCTGGCACCTGAAATGATGAAATGGGATCAAGAG GAAACATTCCCTGTAGAAGTATTAAAAAAACTAGCAGCACTAGGATTTGGAG CAATGTATGCTAAAGAAGATTATGGAGGCAGTGGACTGTCCAGATTAGAAGCATCAGTAATTTTTGAAGCTCTGTCATCAGGATGTGTCAGCACAACTGCATATCTTAGCATTCACAA catGGCTGCATGGATGATTGACGAGTTTGGCTCTGAGGAACTGAGACAAAACTTTATTCCTGCATTAGCATCTATGGAG AAATTTGCATCATACTGCTTAACAGAACCTG gtaGTGGGAGTGATGCTTCTTCATTGTCAACAACTGCTAGGAAAGATGGAGATTGTTACATCCTTAATGGTTCTAAG GCATTCATCAGTGGTGGAGGTGAAACTGATGTGTATGTAGTAATGGTCAGAACTGGAGAACAAG GTCCTAAAGGAATTTCCACACTTGTTGTTGAAAAGGGAACACCAGGTTTAAGTTTtggcaagaaagagaaaaag GTTGGATGGAATTCCCAGCCAACAAGAGCAGTTATATTTGAGGATTGTAAAGTTCCTGTTTCTAACAGGGTTGGAGCCGAAGGACAG GGGTTCAATATAGCGATGTATGGACTAAATGGTGGACGTATAAATATTG CATCCTGCTCATTAGGAGCTGCTCAAGCATCGATTGAACAAGCAATTGAACATGCTAAGGTGCGGAAACAGTTTAACAGACCTCTAGCAGACAATCAG CACATCCAGTTTAAACTAGCTGAGATGGCGACAGCTCTTATAACGTCTCGACTGATTGTACGTCAAGCTGCTCATGCTCTGGATTCCAAGTCTCCTGATGCATCTACACTGTGTTCCATGGCTAAGCTGTCTGCAACAGATCAATGTTTTGAG ATTTGTAATGATGCTCTCCAAATCTTTGGGGGTTATGGCTACCTAAAGGACTATGCTGTTCAGCAGTACATGAGGGACTGTAGAGTGCATCAGATTTTAGAAG
- the LOC140933448 gene encoding germ cell-less protein-like 1, producing the protein MGSTISSLGTSAGRKRQHSECEDEDGSQTDEEAVVDVVKRKKLKGTCDYIYQTLFLDGEGSDVTIHALGKEWKLHRIYMCQSAYFQSMFNGSWKESSADHITMEIPDENIDVEALNTAFGSLYCDEVMVSPVKVVPLLAAANLLQLEGLSQQCAEAMVETINRATVCAYHAAATQYCETEVQAKCVKWLERRLTSETSVSLLKEISVELMSEVVNSQELFVMQIEVDVYNLLKVWAYLHLHPNWAGSWKDVRAQSNTYFASRATDSSMCFLETDEGRKFVPAFRAIRLHHVVNDIRSIQLLDTDRIIPQDWLHPVYKSQWVCMLSVSQNRDSSPSIDKFRTNALRCGRILERNSSYCWRWTGFSYGIDVIVTYSPRMRQLLLRRNTYTHPVSGAVCLHQQKNIIVRVAAASFDAKGCTSYYTCSGLLDLTLDPDEEKVVLQLDRSAVFPLSVSVHMAHVSCSATSIQSRDEH; encoded by the exons ATGGGCTCAACAATATCGTCATTAGGCACATCAGCAGGTAGGAAAAGACAACACTCTGAATGCGAAGATGAGGATGGAAGTCAGACGGACGAGGAGGCAGTGGTCGATGTAGTGAAGAG aaaaaaattgaaaggcaCTTGTGACTATATTTATCAGACCCTCTTCCTTGATGGAGAAGGAAGCGATGTTACAATACATGCTCTAG GAAAAGAGTGGAAGCTTCACAGAATCTATATGTGCCAG TCTGCATACTTTCAAAGTATGTTCAATGGATCATGGAAGGAATCTTCTGCAGACCATATTACAATGGAAATTCCAGATGAAAATATTGATGTTGAAG CACTGAACACAGCATTTGGCTCTCTGTACTGTGATGAAGTTATGGTTTCTCCTGTTAAAGTGGTTCCTCTTCTGGCTGCAGCAAACTTACTCCAGTTG gAAGGCTTGTCTCAGCAGTGTGCTGAAGCTATGGTAGAAACGATAAACAGAGCTACAGTTTGTGCTTATCATGCGGCAGCTACTCAGTACTGTGAAACAGAGGTACAGGCTAAGTGTGTGAAGTGGCTTGAAAGAAGACTGACTTCTGAGACTTCAGTTTCACTTCTTAAGGAGATTAG TGTGGAGCTGATGAGCGAAGTGGTCAATTCTCAAGAATTATTTGTAATGCAGATTGAAGTAGATGTATATAACTTACTGAAGGTCTGGGCATATCTACATCTTCATCCCAACTGGGCGGGAAGCTGGAAAGATGTACGCGCACAAAGCAATACATACTTTGCATCACGAGCAACTGATAGCAGCATGTGTTTTCTAGAGACTGATGAGGGCAGAAAGTTTGTTCCTGCCTTCAGAGCGATCAGGCTACATCATGTTGTAAATGACATACGTTCAATCCAGCTCTTGGACACTGACAGAATTATTCCTCAAG ATTGGTTACATCCAGTGTACAAATCGCAGTGGGTTTGTATGCTTTCTGTATCTCAAAATCGAGACTCAAGTCCATCAATTGACAAATTTAGAACCAATGCTCTCAGGTGTGGACGGATACTAGAGAGGAACTCATCG tatTGCTGGCGTTGGACAGGATTCTCTTATGGCATTGACGTCATAGTTACCTACAGCCCGAGAATGAGGCAACTTTTGCTTAGACGCAATACTTATACACACCCCGTTAGCGGGGCAGTATGTCTTCATCAACAGAAGAATATTATCGTGCGCGTGGCTGCGGCATCATTTGACGCAAAGGGTTGCACCAGTTACTACACTTGCTCTGGACTGCTGGATTTGACACTTGACCCGGATGAGGAAAAGGTGGTGCTGCAGCTTGATCGGTCAGCAGTTTTTCCCCTAAGCGTTAGTGTACATATGGCTCATGTTTCGTGCTCAGCTACGAGTATTCAGTCTCGAGATGAACACTAA
- the LOC140933447 gene encoding serine/threonine/tyrosine-interacting-like protein 1, translating into MGGTLSRSPRQKSVKKDKHDGSVNVKGDSKNSGKRVKSGKREQAAESVQETKGMERRDSKNFWISHINMRKKSQDSLHSQTVNSQKAHSKSPRELSHKTKQHTDNKQLEKVSGPTKNHTLASQTSASSNFQRSEKEAFTANGSTAAGSENQDIQDSNSNVVPQSPGLLPGQASGSIDASNLITGNELYNYFWDGAIHSNIFDPSYLLLVDARSKAEFDRGHIILARCGATLYNDLASPLLGYGFNFGEDAVANRLSEYTHVIVYGNAVSDLRNGEQPEIKLMRELMNFELVEPLFLDSGYDSFQQVLPFMCTTKELTIRRDHKEITVYPSLIIENQLYLGKGEQATNAKVISDLRLTHVINIGSEHASPFTDRIQYLNIKLDDNPSSDLKVYFCKACQFISDALSTGGCILVHCNLGVSRSSTIVIAYLMKSRHWTLKVAHDYVRDRRTCIHPNRGFLIQLSDWEQSILGKKSTDPDELWF; encoded by the coding sequence ATGGGAGGGACTCTTTCGCGGAGTCCGAGGCAAAAGTCTGTGAAAAAGGATAAACATGATGGATCAGTCAATGTGAAAGGAGATTCGAAGAATAGTGGCAAAAGAGTGAAGAGTGGAAAGCGCGAACAAGCCGCGGAATCAGTACAAGAAACTAAAGGAATGGAAAGAAGAGATAGTAAAAATTTTTGGATATCACATATAAATATGAGAAAGAAGTCTCAAGATTCTTTGCATTCTCAAACGGTAAACTCACAAAAGGCGCACTCGAAATCTCCAAGGGAGCTTAGCCATAAGACGAAACAACACACCGACAACAAGCAACTTGAGAAGGTTTCTGGACCGACCAAAAACCACACTCTAGCGAGCCAAACTAGTGCTTCGTCCAATTTTCAGAGGAGTGAGAAAGAAGCATTTACTGCAAACGGTTCAACTGCTGCTGGAAGTGAAAATCAAGATATTCAAGACTCGAATTCCAACGTTGTCCCGCAGTCACCGGGGCTTCTTCCTGGGCAGGCAAGCGGGAGCATTGATGCATCAAATTTGATCACCGGCAATGAACTGTACAATTATTTCTGGGACGGAGCAATACACTCCAATATCTTCGATCCTTCTTATCTGCTCTTGGTGGATGCTAGATCTAAAGCGGAGTTCGATCGCGGTCATATTATTTTAGCTCGCTGCGGAGCTACCCTGTATAATGATCTGGCTTCCCCGTTGCTCGGCTATGGGTTCAACTTCGGCGAGGACGCTGTTGCTAATCGGCTTAGCGAGTACACACACGTAATTGTATATGGAAACGCAGTCTCGGACCTGCGAAACGGAGAGCAGCCTGAGATTAAGCTCATGAGGGAGTTGATGAATTTTGAGCTGGTAGAACCTCTGTTTTTAGATTCAGGATATGATAGTTTCCAACAAGTTCTGCCATTTATGTGCACTACCAAAGAACTTACCATTCGACGAGATCATAAAGAAATCACTGTATATCCATCTCTCATTATAGAAAACCAGCTCTACTTGGGCAAAGGCGAGCAAGCAACTAATGCTAAAGTAATATCTGATTTGAGACTCACCCATGTCATCAACATTGGAAGTGAACATGCCTCTCCCTTCACTGATCGCATTCAGTATCTAAATATCAAACTGGACGATAATCCTTCCAGTGATTTGAAGGTCTATTTTTGCAAAGCTTGCCAGTTTATTTCTGATGCACTGTCTACGGGTGGATGCATCTTAGTTCACTGCAATCTTGGTGTGAGCCGCAGTTCAACAATTGTCATTGCATACTTAATGAAATCCCGACATTGGACTCTTAAGGTCGCTCATGACTATGTTAGAGACAGGAGGACGTGTATTCACCCTAATCGTGGCTTTTTGATTCAGCTTTCTGACTGGGAACAAAGCATACTTGGAAAGAAGTCCACTGATCCTGATGAGTTGTGGTTTTAA